Proteins encoded by one window of Chrysiogenia bacterium:
- a CDS encoding TetR/AcrR family transcriptional regulator: MNEMAAKPVIRHPSQDRILDEAEVLFANRGYAGMGLSELAEKAGLSKSSLFHHFPSKIEIYAAVLERVFERLWDLIQNSADEGGTQMEKIEGISDVMNDFLAGSPHTARLLLRSLIERDFEDSGITREELAKRHGAYVFQILQFAAKTLEEGIENGEFRKQSVGHFVQTLIGALLFHFASGENGVVGFRGSIFEPERVERRKEELKAFLRGAVLAK, from the coding sequence ATGAACGAAATGGCTGCCAAGCCCGTGATTCGGCATCCCTCCCAGGATCGCATTCTGGATGAGGCCGAGGTGCTGTTCGCCAACCGCGGCTACGCGGGCATGGGGCTTTCGGAACTGGCCGAGAAGGCCGGGCTCTCGAAGTCGAGCCTCTTTCACCACTTCCCTTCCAAGATTGAAATTTACGCCGCCGTGCTTGAGCGCGTCTTTGAGCGTCTGTGGGACCTCATCCAGAACAGCGCGGATGAGGGCGGCACGCAGATGGAGAAAATCGAGGGCATCTCCGATGTCATGAACGATTTTCTTGCCGGCAGCCCGCATACCGCGCGGCTGCTGCTGCGCTCGCTCATCGAGCGCGACTTTGAGGACTCGGGCATCACGCGCGAGGAACTCGCCAAGCGCCACGGGGCCTACGTTTTCCAGATACTGCAGTTCGCGGCCAAAACCCTGGAAGAGGGCATCGAGAACGGGGAGTTCCGCAAGCAGTCGGTCGGGCACTTTGTGCAGACCCTCATCGGTGCGCTGCTCTTCCACTTTGCCTCGGGTGAGAACGGGGTGGTGGGATTTCGCGGCAGTATTTTCGAGCCCGAGCGTGTTGAGCGTCGCAAGGAAGAGCTGAAGGCCTTTCTTCGGGGCGCCGTGCTCGCAAAGTAG